A single Hemiscyllium ocellatum isolate sHemOce1 chromosome 18, sHemOce1.pat.X.cur, whole genome shotgun sequence DNA region contains:
- the rep15 gene encoding rab15 effector protein has protein sequence MTSNILMDFLKIPEKYHCVQQFNQSVIFASQRTKEYIGFKDPESKLKINNSMLTDIFLMTYINRSIQCKLTESISCTKMTEEQTILLGTDWVWAVQDTSSKNPKVQIAVQAIHMESKEDQAMKMRFQVTESLKLARQETINKTDPEKFSDFCSSIGKDCYGLFLFFGCKGDPKSICGILSNDFHTHLGNGQEVDNTYLLDCIEKAKTFVTPGKMLELILQKEGVPDNLKPIYVKFTQ, from the coding sequence ATGACATCTAACATATTAATGGATTTTCTGAAAATACCAGAAAAATATCACTGTGTGCAGCAATTCAACCAGAGTGTCATCTTTGCTTCACAAAGAACCAAAGAATATATTGGATTCAAGGACCCTGAGTCCAAACTGAAGATAAATAATTCAATGTTGACTGATATTTTCCTGATGACCTACATTAACCGAAGCATTCAGTGTAAGCTGACAGAATCAATCAGTTGTACAAAGATGACGGAGGAGCAGACAATCCTTTTGGGCACAGATTGGGTTTGGGCGGTGCAGGATACATCTTCCAAAAACCCCAAGGTGCAGATTGCAGTGCAAGCCATTCACATGGAGAGCAAAGAAGACCAGGCGATGAAGATGAGATTTCAGGTGACTGAGTCCTTGAAGCTGGCAAGGCAAGAGACAATCAACAAAACTGACCCTGAGAAATTCAGTGATTTCTGTTCATCCATCGGGAAAGACTGTTACGggctctttcttttctttgggtgCAAGGGTGACCCAAAGTCCATCTGTGGCATCCTGAGCAATGACTTCCACACACATTTGGGAAATGGTCAGGAGGTTGACAACACTTACCTACTAGATTGCATTGAGAAGGCTAAGACCTTTGTAACTCCAGGAAAAATGTTGGAGCTGATCCTTCAGAAAGAAGGTGTCCCAGACAACTTAAAGCCAATCTATGTCAAGTTTACACAATAA